In one window of Mercurialis annua linkage group LG4, ddMerAnnu1.2, whole genome shotgun sequence DNA:
- the LOC126677202 gene encoding protein unc-13 homolog isoform X1, producing MEEDQEAALLHRYRSDRRKLLQFLLSSGLIKEIRTTTGPLSSLSSINFDTLSTDYILHSLKSGGVIDVTEATRNYSLESAYPVTIQLRGRDSYFLVSDPDVAGSPPRRVPPQISFHQTTNTCRSSNQTVCSLDNENRTALKNDYRPRDKMATDVPVRPLQKCSEIPLLGLPSLNTGLSDDDMRESAYELLLATIFLSGNSGVEAYSNVDRKKEKSSKFLSGLKSKKEKMLSHSQSQLQSVGINSEFLNTIRVQMQISEAMDACIRRNLMQLAARRMHEHIDLAHLSLGLLNGIFQSDFRNEKSYRQWKNRQANTLEELLFFSANGMTTAHLSIKSHVARIRDEKEWDAKMSPSERVAVLASIRQVAETLSSLPGRFGIEGETYYWTACYQLNMRLYEKLLFGVFDILDEDQLIEEADEVLSHFKLTWPALGITEKLHNALYGWVLFQQFVETDAGQLLENAVLKLHKFLSTEELDWKEYMDSLVCSRQCNGHELKLKLESSICLSIGIWCDSTLQDYHLHFSQKPSCFRTLMTLVSAVGVLIFDDRGEVKLRKLSASDANVSNKLKCYVNKSTEAIYWRVANKVEVEAHAQRMHPLAMLAKELKLIAEREFNVFWPVLRQWCPESLMMSIVMLHQFYGERLKPFLKGVSSLSEDVRSVLPAAKMLDEYLIQLHSMALVADRSFHSSDQTLDHYQIGEVSTPLILDWVISQHAHILEWTGRAFDIEDWEPLSIHQRQAASIVEVFRIIEETVDQFFGLNLPVEITHLQALLSVIFHSLDTYLMKMLNQLVDKKHLCPSLPPLTRYTETVIPVINKRLLDCEPLDDNVNNKLNELTVPKLCIRLNTLQYIQKQVGKLEDNIRKSWELIKPSHNEKCTKEDSTKENSLLSHREAIDALFATTFSIIKDTARDAINMICAFTGEKIVFWDLRDKFLSHLYRGNVESSRLESFLPHVDAVLNLICGLIDDILRDILVLSIFQASMEAFIWILLDGGPSRAFSDSDVSLMEDDFIILKDFFVADGEGLPRSLVEKEARFAQQILGLFSIQTETVIRMLMDASEHISVAYDSGKSGRRLEDADTLVRVLCHKKDREASKFLKKQYQLPMSSEYDDTSDKDSTLKSPLISDFLKRSYSIHWTKEGQSSFKSIKKKLQEATSEIRNVAR from the exons ATGGAGGAGGACCAAGAGGCAGCTCTTTTGCACCGGTACCGTAGCGATCGCCGGAAACTTCTACAGTTCCTCTTATCTTCCGGTTTAATTAAAGAAATCCGAACTACAACCGGTCCACTCAGTTCTCTCAGTAGCATCAATTTCGATACTCTCAGTACTGATTACATACTACACTCGCTGAAATCAG GTGGAGTTATTGATGTTACTGAAGCTACTAGAAATTACTCGCTAGAATCTGCTTATCCTGTCACG ATTCAGTTGCGAGGAAGGGATTCATATTTTCTTGTTTCTGATCCGGATGTAGCTGGATCTCCTCCTAGGCGTGTGCCGCCTCAAATAAGTTTCCACCAAACTACTAACACGTGTCGATCATCAAACCAGACTGTTTGTTCATTAGACAATGAGAATCGTACAGCACTTAAGAATGATTACCGTCCTAGAGATAAAATGGCAACAGATGTACCTGTTAGGCCCTTACAGAAGTGTTCAGAAATTCCTCTGCTTGGTTTGCCTAGTCTCAACACAG GATTGTCGGATGATGATATGCGCGAATCAGCTTATGAGTTGTTGCTTGCAACTATTTTTCTATCTGGGAACTCTGG AGTTGAGGCCTATTCAAATGTCgatagaaagaaagaaaagagttCCAAGTTTTTGTCTGGGTTAAAAAGTAAGAAGGAGAAAATGCTCTCACATTCACAATCACAATTACAATCTGTAGGAATAAACTCGGAGTTCCTCAACACTATTCGTGTTCAGATGCAG ATTTCAGAAGCAATGGATGCTTGCATCAGGCGGAATTTGATGCAGTTGGCAGCAAGGAGAATGCATGAACATATTGACCTAGCTCATCTTTCACTGGGGCTTTTGAATGGAATTTTCCAATCTGATTTTCGTAATGAAAAGTCTTATAGGCAATGGAAAAATAGACAG GCAAATACATTAGAGGaacttcttttcttttctgCTAATGGCATGACAACTGCACATCTAAGCATCAAAAGCCATGTTGCAAGGATCAGAGATGAGAAG GAATGGGATGCTAAAATGTCACCATCTGAGCGAGTTGCAGTTCTAGCATCTATAAGACAAGTTGCTGAAACTTTGTCATCTTTGCCAGGGCGATTTGGCATTGAAGGTGAAACCTACTATTGGACTGCTTGCTATCAGTTGAACATGCGACTTTATGAGAAGTTACTTTTTGGTGTTTTTGACATTCTTGATGAAGACCAACTCATAGAG GAAGCTGATGAGGTGTTATCACATTTTAAACTAACTTGGCCTGCTTTAGGCATCACAGAGAAATTGCATAATGCATTGTATGGGTGGGTCCTTTTCCAACAG TTTGTTGAGACAGATGCTGGACAGCTTTTAGAAAATGCAGTGCTTAAGTTGCACAAATTTCTTTCTACTGAAGAGCTTGACTGGAAGGAGTACATGGATAGCCTTGTATGTTCAAGGCAATGTAATGGGCATGAGTTAAAATTAAAGTTGGAGTCATCTATTTGCCTCTCAATAGGCATCTGGTGTGACAGTACATTGCAAGATTATCACCTGCATTTCAGTCAG aAACCTTCTTGTTTCAGAACATTGATGACTCTGGTGTCAGCAGTTGGAGTTCTTATTTTCGATGATCGTGGTGAAGTTAAG TTAAGAAAATTGAGTGCTTCAGATGCAAATGTTTCTAACAAGCTTAAATGTTATGTCAATAAATCTACTGAAGCCATATATTGGCGG GTTGCTAACAAAGTTGAAGTTGAAGCTCACGCACAAAGGATGCATCCCCTTGCTATGCTTGCTAAGGAACTGAAGTTGATTGCTGAGAGAGAGTTCAATGTCTTTTGGCCAGTCTTACGTCAATGGTGTCCTGAATCACTGATGATGTCCATTGTTATGTTGCACCAATTTTATGGGGAAAGACTG AAGCCTTTCCTAAAGGGGGTGTCGTCTCTTTCTGAAGATGTTAGGTCAGTTCTTCCTGCTGCCAAAATGTTGGATGAATACTTGATTCAGCTACATTCTATGGCTTTGGTAGCAGATAGATCTTTTCACTCTTCCGACCAAACTTTGGACCATTATCAG ATTGGAGAAGTTTCTACGCCTCTCATTCTTGACTGGGTGATATCTCAGCATGCTCATATCTTGGAATGGACTGGACGTGCTTTTGATATTGAG GATTGGGAGCCTTTATCAATTCATCAACGACAGGCAGCATCTATAGTTGAAGTTTTTAGGATCATAGAGGAG ACTGTAGATCAGTTCTTTGGCTTGAATCTCCCTGTGGAAATCACCCATCTACAAGCTTTATTATCCGTAATTTTTCACAGCTTGGATACCTATTTGATGAAAATGCTCAACCAGTTAG TTGATAAAAAGCACCTCTGTCCATCTCTTCCTCCTTTAACTCGTTACACTGAGACTGTTATTCCAGTAATCAATAAAAGGTTGCTGGACTGTGAGCCATTGGATGACAATGTAAATAATAAGCTGAATGAGTTGACAGTGCCAAAACTTTGCATTAGACTAAATACACTTCAA TATATCCAGAAGCAAGTTGGCAAACTAGAAGATAATATCAGAAAATCTTGGGAGCTGATCAAGCCTTCTCATAATGAAAAATGCA CAAAAGAGGATTCCACCAAGGAGAATAGTTTGCTATCACATAGGGAAGCTATTGATGCACTATTTGCAACCACGTTTAGCATCATCAAGGATACTGCAAGAGATGCTATCAACATGATTTGTGCCTTCACTG GGGAAAAAATCGTGTTTTGGGACCTGAGAGACAAATTCTTGTCTCATTTATATCGTGGCAATGTTGAAAGTTCTCGTCTGGAAAGTTTTCTTCCTCATGTTGATGCT GTCCTCAATCTCATATGCGGATTGATTGATGATATTCTCAGAGACATTTTGGTGCTAAGCATATTTCAAGCATCAATG GAAGCCTTTATTTGGATATTGTTAGATGGAGGGCCTTCTCGGGCATTTTCTGATTCAGATGTTTCTTTGATGGAAGATGACTTTATTATTCTGAAG GATTTCTTTGTAGCTGATGGAGAAGGCCTTCCTCGCTCATTAGTTGAGAAAGAAGCTAGATTTGCTCAGCAAATACTTGGCTTGTTTTCCATTCAG ACAGAAACTGTCATCAGAATGTTGATGGATGCAAGTGAACATATCTCAGTAGCATATGATTCAGGTAAAAGTGGCCGGCGGTTAGAAGACGCTGACACACTAGTACGAGTCTTGTGTCACAAGAAAGACAGAGAGGCCTCCAAATTCTTAAAAAAGCAATATCAGCTTCCTATGTCCTCAG AGTATGACGACACTTCGGATAAAGATTCAACTTTGAAATCACCTCTTATATCAGATTTTCTCAAGCGAAGCTACTCAATTCATTGGACAAAAGAAGGTCAAAGCAGTTTTAAATCAATAAAGAAGAAACTTCAAGAAGCAACATCTGAGATTAGGAATGTGGCACGGTAA
- the LOC126677202 gene encoding protein unc-13 homolog isoform X4, whose product MEEDQEAALLHRYRSDRRKLLQFLLSSGLIKEIRTTTGPLSSLSSINFDTLSTDYILHSLKSGGVIDVTEATRNYSLESAYPVTIQLRGRDSYFLVSDPDVAGSPPRRVPPQISFHQTTNTCRSSNQTVCSLDNENRTALKNDYRPRDKMATDVPVRPLQKCSEIPLLGLPSLNTGLSDDDMRESAYELLLATIFLSGNSGVEAYSNVDRKKEKSSKFLSGLKSKKEKMLSHSQSQLQSVGINSEFLNTIRVQMQISEAMDACIRRNLMQLAARRMHEHIDLAHLSLGLLNGIFQSDFRNEKSYRQWKNRQANTLEELLFFSANGMTTAHLSIKSHVARIRDEKEWDAKMSPSERVAVLASIRQVAETLSSLPGRFGIEGETYYWTACYQLNMRLYEKLLFGVFDILDEDQLIEEADEVLSHFKLTWPALGITEKLHNALYGWVLFQQFVETDAGQLLENAVLKLHKFLSTEELDWKEYMDSLVCSRQCNGHELKLKLESSICLSIGIWCDSTLQDYHLHFSQKPSCFRTLMTLVSAVGVLIFDDRGEVKLRKLSASDANVSNKLKCYVNKSTEAIYWRVANKVEVEAHAQRMHPLAMLAKELKLIAEREFNVFWPVLRQWCPESLMMSIVMLHQFYGERLKPFLKGVSSLSEDVRSVLPAAKMLDEYLIQLHSMALVADRSFHSSDQTLDHYQIGEVSTPLILDWVISQHAHILEWTGRAFDIEDWEPLSIHQRQAASIVEVFRIIEETVDQFFGLNLPVEITHLQALLSVIFHSLDTYLMKMLNQLVDKKHLCPSLPPLTRYTETVIPVINKRLLDCEPLDDNVNNKLNELTVPKLCIRLNTLQYIQKQVGKLEDNIRKSWELIKPSHNEKCTKEDSTKENSLLSHREAIDALFATTFSIIKDTARDAINMICAFTGEKIVFWDLRDKFLSHLYRGNVESSRLESFLPHVDA is encoded by the exons ATGGAGGAGGACCAAGAGGCAGCTCTTTTGCACCGGTACCGTAGCGATCGCCGGAAACTTCTACAGTTCCTCTTATCTTCCGGTTTAATTAAAGAAATCCGAACTACAACCGGTCCACTCAGTTCTCTCAGTAGCATCAATTTCGATACTCTCAGTACTGATTACATACTACACTCGCTGAAATCAG GTGGAGTTATTGATGTTACTGAAGCTACTAGAAATTACTCGCTAGAATCTGCTTATCCTGTCACG ATTCAGTTGCGAGGAAGGGATTCATATTTTCTTGTTTCTGATCCGGATGTAGCTGGATCTCCTCCTAGGCGTGTGCCGCCTCAAATAAGTTTCCACCAAACTACTAACACGTGTCGATCATCAAACCAGACTGTTTGTTCATTAGACAATGAGAATCGTACAGCACTTAAGAATGATTACCGTCCTAGAGATAAAATGGCAACAGATGTACCTGTTAGGCCCTTACAGAAGTGTTCAGAAATTCCTCTGCTTGGTTTGCCTAGTCTCAACACAG GATTGTCGGATGATGATATGCGCGAATCAGCTTATGAGTTGTTGCTTGCAACTATTTTTCTATCTGGGAACTCTGG AGTTGAGGCCTATTCAAATGTCgatagaaagaaagaaaagagttCCAAGTTTTTGTCTGGGTTAAAAAGTAAGAAGGAGAAAATGCTCTCACATTCACAATCACAATTACAATCTGTAGGAATAAACTCGGAGTTCCTCAACACTATTCGTGTTCAGATGCAG ATTTCAGAAGCAATGGATGCTTGCATCAGGCGGAATTTGATGCAGTTGGCAGCAAGGAGAATGCATGAACATATTGACCTAGCTCATCTTTCACTGGGGCTTTTGAATGGAATTTTCCAATCTGATTTTCGTAATGAAAAGTCTTATAGGCAATGGAAAAATAGACAG GCAAATACATTAGAGGaacttcttttcttttctgCTAATGGCATGACAACTGCACATCTAAGCATCAAAAGCCATGTTGCAAGGATCAGAGATGAGAAG GAATGGGATGCTAAAATGTCACCATCTGAGCGAGTTGCAGTTCTAGCATCTATAAGACAAGTTGCTGAAACTTTGTCATCTTTGCCAGGGCGATTTGGCATTGAAGGTGAAACCTACTATTGGACTGCTTGCTATCAGTTGAACATGCGACTTTATGAGAAGTTACTTTTTGGTGTTTTTGACATTCTTGATGAAGACCAACTCATAGAG GAAGCTGATGAGGTGTTATCACATTTTAAACTAACTTGGCCTGCTTTAGGCATCACAGAGAAATTGCATAATGCATTGTATGGGTGGGTCCTTTTCCAACAG TTTGTTGAGACAGATGCTGGACAGCTTTTAGAAAATGCAGTGCTTAAGTTGCACAAATTTCTTTCTACTGAAGAGCTTGACTGGAAGGAGTACATGGATAGCCTTGTATGTTCAAGGCAATGTAATGGGCATGAGTTAAAATTAAAGTTGGAGTCATCTATTTGCCTCTCAATAGGCATCTGGTGTGACAGTACATTGCAAGATTATCACCTGCATTTCAGTCAG aAACCTTCTTGTTTCAGAACATTGATGACTCTGGTGTCAGCAGTTGGAGTTCTTATTTTCGATGATCGTGGTGAAGTTAAG TTAAGAAAATTGAGTGCTTCAGATGCAAATGTTTCTAACAAGCTTAAATGTTATGTCAATAAATCTACTGAAGCCATATATTGGCGG GTTGCTAACAAAGTTGAAGTTGAAGCTCACGCACAAAGGATGCATCCCCTTGCTATGCTTGCTAAGGAACTGAAGTTGATTGCTGAGAGAGAGTTCAATGTCTTTTGGCCAGTCTTACGTCAATGGTGTCCTGAATCACTGATGATGTCCATTGTTATGTTGCACCAATTTTATGGGGAAAGACTG AAGCCTTTCCTAAAGGGGGTGTCGTCTCTTTCTGAAGATGTTAGGTCAGTTCTTCCTGCTGCCAAAATGTTGGATGAATACTTGATTCAGCTACATTCTATGGCTTTGGTAGCAGATAGATCTTTTCACTCTTCCGACCAAACTTTGGACCATTATCAG ATTGGAGAAGTTTCTACGCCTCTCATTCTTGACTGGGTGATATCTCAGCATGCTCATATCTTGGAATGGACTGGACGTGCTTTTGATATTGAG GATTGGGAGCCTTTATCAATTCATCAACGACAGGCAGCATCTATAGTTGAAGTTTTTAGGATCATAGAGGAG ACTGTAGATCAGTTCTTTGGCTTGAATCTCCCTGTGGAAATCACCCATCTACAAGCTTTATTATCCGTAATTTTTCACAGCTTGGATACCTATTTGATGAAAATGCTCAACCAGTTAG TTGATAAAAAGCACCTCTGTCCATCTCTTCCTCCTTTAACTCGTTACACTGAGACTGTTATTCCAGTAATCAATAAAAGGTTGCTGGACTGTGAGCCATTGGATGACAATGTAAATAATAAGCTGAATGAGTTGACAGTGCCAAAACTTTGCATTAGACTAAATACACTTCAA TATATCCAGAAGCAAGTTGGCAAACTAGAAGATAATATCAGAAAATCTTGGGAGCTGATCAAGCCTTCTCATAATGAAAAATGCA CAAAAGAGGATTCCACCAAGGAGAATAGTTTGCTATCACATAGGGAAGCTATTGATGCACTATTTGCAACCACGTTTAGCATCATCAAGGATACTGCAAGAGATGCTATCAACATGATTTGTGCCTTCACTG GGGAAAAAATCGTGTTTTGGGACCTGAGAGACAAATTCTTGTCTCATTTATATCGTGGCAATGTTGAAAGTTCTCGTCTGGAAAGTTTTCTTCCTCATGTTGATGCT TAA
- the LOC126677202 gene encoding protein unc-13 homolog isoform X3, whose amino-acid sequence MEEDQEAALLHRYRSDRRKLLQFLLSSGLIKEIRTTTGPLSSLSSINFDTLSTDYILHSLKSGGVIDVTEATRNYSLESAYPVTIQLRGRDSYFLVSDPDVAGSPPRRVPPQISFHQTTNTCRSSNQTVCSLDNENRTALKNDYRPRDKMATDVPVRPLQKCSEIPLLGLPSLNTGLSDDDMRESAYELLLATIFLSGNSGVEAYSNVDRKKEKSSKFLSGLKSKKEKMLSHSQSQLQSVGINSEFLNTIRVQMQISEAMDACIRRNLMQLAARRMHEHIDLAHLSLGLLNGIFQSDFRNEKSYRQWKNRQANTLEELLFFSANGMTTAHLSIKSHVARIRDEKEWDAKMSPSERVAVLASIRQVAETLSSLPGRFGIEGETYYWTACYQLNMRLYEKLLFGVFDILDEDQLIEEADEVLSHFKLTWPALGITEKLHNALYGWVLFQQFVETDAGQLLENAVLKLHKFLSTEELDWKEYMDSLVCSRQCNGHELKLKLESSICLSIGIWCDSTLQDYHLHFSQKPSCFRTLMTLVSAVGVLIFDDRGEVKLRKLSASDANVSNKLKCYVNKSTEAIYWRVANKVEVEAHAQRMHPLAMLAKELKLIAEREFNVFWPVLRQWCPESLMMSIVMLHQFYGERLKPFLKGVSSLSEDVRSVLPAAKMLDEYLIQLHSMALVADRSFHSSDQTLDHYQIGEVSTPLILDWVISQHAHILEWTGRAFDIEDWEPLSIHQRQAASIVEVFRIIEETVDQFFGLNLPVEITHLQALLSVIFHSLDTYLMKMLNQLVDKKHLCPSLPPLTRYTETVIPVINKRLLDCEPLDDNVNNKLNELTVPKLCIRLNTLQYIQKQVGKLEDNIRKSWELIKPSHNEKCTKEDSTKENSLLSHREAIDALFATTFSIIKDTARDAINMICAFTGEKIVFWDLRDKFLSHLYRGNVESSRLESFLPHVDAA is encoded by the exons ATGGAGGAGGACCAAGAGGCAGCTCTTTTGCACCGGTACCGTAGCGATCGCCGGAAACTTCTACAGTTCCTCTTATCTTCCGGTTTAATTAAAGAAATCCGAACTACAACCGGTCCACTCAGTTCTCTCAGTAGCATCAATTTCGATACTCTCAGTACTGATTACATACTACACTCGCTGAAATCAG GTGGAGTTATTGATGTTACTGAAGCTACTAGAAATTACTCGCTAGAATCTGCTTATCCTGTCACG ATTCAGTTGCGAGGAAGGGATTCATATTTTCTTGTTTCTGATCCGGATGTAGCTGGATCTCCTCCTAGGCGTGTGCCGCCTCAAATAAGTTTCCACCAAACTACTAACACGTGTCGATCATCAAACCAGACTGTTTGTTCATTAGACAATGAGAATCGTACAGCACTTAAGAATGATTACCGTCCTAGAGATAAAATGGCAACAGATGTACCTGTTAGGCCCTTACAGAAGTGTTCAGAAATTCCTCTGCTTGGTTTGCCTAGTCTCAACACAG GATTGTCGGATGATGATATGCGCGAATCAGCTTATGAGTTGTTGCTTGCAACTATTTTTCTATCTGGGAACTCTGG AGTTGAGGCCTATTCAAATGTCgatagaaagaaagaaaagagttCCAAGTTTTTGTCTGGGTTAAAAAGTAAGAAGGAGAAAATGCTCTCACATTCACAATCACAATTACAATCTGTAGGAATAAACTCGGAGTTCCTCAACACTATTCGTGTTCAGATGCAG ATTTCAGAAGCAATGGATGCTTGCATCAGGCGGAATTTGATGCAGTTGGCAGCAAGGAGAATGCATGAACATATTGACCTAGCTCATCTTTCACTGGGGCTTTTGAATGGAATTTTCCAATCTGATTTTCGTAATGAAAAGTCTTATAGGCAATGGAAAAATAGACAG GCAAATACATTAGAGGaacttcttttcttttctgCTAATGGCATGACAACTGCACATCTAAGCATCAAAAGCCATGTTGCAAGGATCAGAGATGAGAAG GAATGGGATGCTAAAATGTCACCATCTGAGCGAGTTGCAGTTCTAGCATCTATAAGACAAGTTGCTGAAACTTTGTCATCTTTGCCAGGGCGATTTGGCATTGAAGGTGAAACCTACTATTGGACTGCTTGCTATCAGTTGAACATGCGACTTTATGAGAAGTTACTTTTTGGTGTTTTTGACATTCTTGATGAAGACCAACTCATAGAG GAAGCTGATGAGGTGTTATCACATTTTAAACTAACTTGGCCTGCTTTAGGCATCACAGAGAAATTGCATAATGCATTGTATGGGTGGGTCCTTTTCCAACAG TTTGTTGAGACAGATGCTGGACAGCTTTTAGAAAATGCAGTGCTTAAGTTGCACAAATTTCTTTCTACTGAAGAGCTTGACTGGAAGGAGTACATGGATAGCCTTGTATGTTCAAGGCAATGTAATGGGCATGAGTTAAAATTAAAGTTGGAGTCATCTATTTGCCTCTCAATAGGCATCTGGTGTGACAGTACATTGCAAGATTATCACCTGCATTTCAGTCAG aAACCTTCTTGTTTCAGAACATTGATGACTCTGGTGTCAGCAGTTGGAGTTCTTATTTTCGATGATCGTGGTGAAGTTAAG TTAAGAAAATTGAGTGCTTCAGATGCAAATGTTTCTAACAAGCTTAAATGTTATGTCAATAAATCTACTGAAGCCATATATTGGCGG GTTGCTAACAAAGTTGAAGTTGAAGCTCACGCACAAAGGATGCATCCCCTTGCTATGCTTGCTAAGGAACTGAAGTTGATTGCTGAGAGAGAGTTCAATGTCTTTTGGCCAGTCTTACGTCAATGGTGTCCTGAATCACTGATGATGTCCATTGTTATGTTGCACCAATTTTATGGGGAAAGACTG AAGCCTTTCCTAAAGGGGGTGTCGTCTCTTTCTGAAGATGTTAGGTCAGTTCTTCCTGCTGCCAAAATGTTGGATGAATACTTGATTCAGCTACATTCTATGGCTTTGGTAGCAGATAGATCTTTTCACTCTTCCGACCAAACTTTGGACCATTATCAG ATTGGAGAAGTTTCTACGCCTCTCATTCTTGACTGGGTGATATCTCAGCATGCTCATATCTTGGAATGGACTGGACGTGCTTTTGATATTGAG GATTGGGAGCCTTTATCAATTCATCAACGACAGGCAGCATCTATAGTTGAAGTTTTTAGGATCATAGAGGAG ACTGTAGATCAGTTCTTTGGCTTGAATCTCCCTGTGGAAATCACCCATCTACAAGCTTTATTATCCGTAATTTTTCACAGCTTGGATACCTATTTGATGAAAATGCTCAACCAGTTAG TTGATAAAAAGCACCTCTGTCCATCTCTTCCTCCTTTAACTCGTTACACTGAGACTGTTATTCCAGTAATCAATAAAAGGTTGCTGGACTGTGAGCCATTGGATGACAATGTAAATAATAAGCTGAATGAGTTGACAGTGCCAAAACTTTGCATTAGACTAAATACACTTCAA TATATCCAGAAGCAAGTTGGCAAACTAGAAGATAATATCAGAAAATCTTGGGAGCTGATCAAGCCTTCTCATAATGAAAAATGCA CAAAAGAGGATTCCACCAAGGAGAATAGTTTGCTATCACATAGGGAAGCTATTGATGCACTATTTGCAACCACGTTTAGCATCATCAAGGATACTGCAAGAGATGCTATCAACATGATTTGTGCCTTCACTG GGGAAAAAATCGTGTTTTGGGACCTGAGAGACAAATTCTTGTCTCATTTATATCGTGGCAATGTTGAAAGTTCTCGTCTGGAAAGTTTTCTTCCTCATGTTGATGCT GCATAG